From Actinomyces sp. oral taxon 171 str. F0337, one genomic window encodes:
- a CDS encoding DUF3418 domain-containing protein, which produces MEQGEHLKRNQGDDHAGGHHDQQDSDLGARSTESAQASPDGPDAKIAGPAQGGAPDQRRGKSPRGDGRNARGRRPGRAGGRRPSAWKGYSPEQLAARAAAVPAIVYPEELPVSARREEIAAAISEHQVVIVAGETGSGKTTQLPKICLELGRGITGMIGHTQPRRIAARSVAERIASELGTPIGPGGVVGYQVRFTEEVGDNTLVKLMTDGILLAEIQSDPQLRRYDTIIVDEAHERSLNIDFILGYLARLLPQRPDLKVIITSATIDSERFAEHFGREQIGDRGRPLGETATVPAPVIEVSGRTYPVEVRYRPLAPDDAPPASDDAGSEPADSTSASRPGPAGPGELSEAELEALTSPDPAVRAAARARREAIRSGGSAALTPRNQGTRGKGRGRAGSAAAESGEPKDQVTGILDAVDELLGEPSGDILIFLAGERDIRDTEAALIDHLGARYTPDGRSRTPGAIEVVPLYSRLSAAEQHRVFETHQVRRIVLATNVAETSLTVPGIRYVIDPGLARISRYSNRTKVQRLPIEPVSRASANQRAGRCGRVADGIAIRLYSQADFEARPEYTEPEILRTSLASVILQMAALGLGAVEDFPFLDAPDSRQVRSGLQLLTEIGAIEPAGASSARSDDAPDRGRGGPRLTQIGRRLARLPIDPRLGRMLLEAGELGCVGEVMVIVAALSIQDVRERPADKQEASDALHRRFADPTSDFLTYLNLWRYLRTQSRELSGSAFRRMCRAEFLHYLRVREWQDVHAQLRQLARPLGLDATPVELPTARSIRAATEALEPGSHAAQIANGGVAAAVVALGRSADTPDADAIHRSLLVGLLSNVGNWDERRREYAGARGTRFTIWPGSGLRRKTYDWVMTAELVETSRLFARTVAKVDSRWIEQVADRAGLTRHVFGEPYWSTRQGAAMVHEKVLLYGMTLAADRPATLASVGTDSARQVAREMFIRSGLVEGGWHARHGFVERNRELIEELQDVERRRREHGLLADDAALFDFYDDRIPEEVTSAAAFDAWWKEQRRTTPDLLDFTRELLLPGGGDASGFPDTWVQGDLTLGLDYVFEPGHPEDGVSVQVPVEVLGRLTPEGFDWLVPGMRAELCVATIRALPKRVRRQLVPAPDVGAQMWAQIAQEFPTPPGASCPEAPFEEAFSRVVLRLKGVEITEEDWAEAAERLPDHLAMGFAALDARGRVIGRGRDLVSLQQRLSGKTEAAVRSAVRGALAQAMADAQERQGTQGGRSGRKGRRKKGGRPDATQRPDGAARSAGAAGGSGAGTGAGLEERQGLTDWPRGVPGLGDPDASTIPASVESAGRAGLVVRGYPSLVAASARSADLRILPDATTQLGAHSSGVTALALARTALPTARVTSRWSAQESLILAAGPYRTTEALVEDVQAAAARIVAGRWAASASGCPLAEVRRREVFEALVGVMRDELEDEVYRVAQHAAAALKAAREVDRVVGEHTSLTLLGTLQEVREHAAALVPEGFITATPPEHLAHLERYLRALAIRVEKAASSSSAASQDAALAFQVTQAQEVVDKARAKAASLPADPQHEALLEEARWMVEELRVSLFAQTLGTSRKVSLQRITRLCAQVS; this is translated from the coding sequence ATGGAACAGGGCGAGCACCTCAAGCGGAACCAGGGCGACGATCACGCCGGTGGGCACCACGACCAGCAGGACAGCGACCTCGGCGCACGCAGCACCGAGAGCGCTCAGGCCTCCCCCGACGGGCCGGACGCGAAGATCGCCGGACCCGCACAGGGCGGCGCACCTGACCAGCGGAGGGGGAAGTCCCCGCGCGGTGACGGCCGCAATGCTCGGGGCCGGCGCCCGGGCCGGGCCGGGGGCCGGCGTCCCAGCGCCTGGAAGGGCTACTCCCCCGAGCAGCTCGCCGCCCGCGCCGCCGCCGTTCCGGCGATCGTCTACCCCGAGGAGCTGCCGGTCAGCGCCCGCCGCGAGGAGATCGCCGCCGCCATCAGTGAGCACCAGGTCGTCATCGTCGCCGGTGAGACCGGCAGCGGCAAGACCACCCAGCTGCCCAAGATCTGCCTGGAGCTGGGCCGGGGCATCACCGGGATGATCGGCCACACCCAGCCGCGGCGCATCGCCGCGCGCAGCGTGGCCGAGCGCATCGCCTCCGAGCTGGGCACCCCGATCGGGCCGGGCGGCGTCGTCGGCTACCAGGTGCGCTTCACCGAGGAGGTCGGGGACAACACCCTGGTCAAGCTCATGACCGACGGCATCCTGCTGGCGGAGATCCAGTCCGACCCCCAGCTGCGCCGCTATGACACGATCATCGTGGACGAGGCCCACGAGCGCAGCCTCAACATCGACTTCATCCTGGGCTACCTGGCGCGCCTGCTGCCCCAGCGCCCCGACCTCAAGGTCATCATCACCTCGGCCACCATCGACTCCGAGCGCTTCGCCGAGCACTTCGGCCGCGAGCAGATCGGCGACCGGGGGCGGCCCCTCGGCGAGACGGCCACGGTGCCCGCCCCGGTCATCGAGGTCTCCGGGCGCACCTACCCCGTTGAGGTGCGCTACCGCCCCCTGGCTCCAGACGACGCACCGCCCGCCTCCGACGACGCCGGCAGCGAGCCGGCTGACAGCACCTCCGCCTCCCGGCCCGGTCCGGCGGGACCCGGCGAGCTGAGCGAGGCCGAGCTGGAGGCCCTGACCTCCCCCGACCCGGCGGTGCGCGCCGCGGCGCGGGCCCGCCGCGAGGCCATCCGCTCCGGCGGCTCCGCCGCGCTCACGCCCCGCAACCAGGGGACTCGTGGCAAGGGCCGAGGCCGGGCCGGCTCCGCGGCCGCCGAGTCCGGGGAGCCCAAGGACCAGGTGACCGGGATCCTCGACGCCGTCGACGAGCTCCTGGGCGAGCCCAGCGGAGACATCCTCATCTTCCTGGCCGGTGAGCGCGATATCCGAGACACCGAGGCGGCCCTCATCGACCACCTGGGGGCGCGCTACACGCCCGACGGCCGCTCGCGCACGCCGGGTGCCATCGAGGTCGTCCCCCTGTACTCGCGCCTGAGCGCCGCCGAGCAGCACCGGGTCTTCGAGACCCACCAGGTGCGCCGCATCGTCCTGGCCACGAACGTGGCCGAGACCTCCCTGACGGTTCCGGGGATCCGCTACGTCATCGACCCTGGCCTGGCGCGCATCTCCCGCTACTCCAACCGCACCAAGGTCCAGCGCCTGCCGATCGAGCCGGTCAGCCGGGCCAGCGCCAACCAGCGGGCGGGCCGCTGCGGGCGCGTGGCCGACGGCATCGCCATCCGCCTGTACTCGCAGGCCGACTTCGAGGCGCGTCCGGAGTACACCGAGCCGGAGATCCTGCGCACCTCGCTGGCCAGCGTCATCCTGCAGATGGCGGCCCTGGGACTGGGGGCGGTGGAGGACTTCCCCTTCCTGGACGCCCCCGACTCCCGCCAGGTCCGCTCCGGCCTGCAGCTGCTCACGGAGATCGGCGCGATTGAGCCGGCCGGGGCCTCCTCCGCCCGGTCCGACGACGCCCCCGACCGGGGCCGAGGCGGGCCGCGCCTGACGCAGATCGGGCGCCGCCTGGCGCGCCTGCCCATCGACCCGCGCCTGGGGCGCATGCTCCTGGAGGCCGGAGAGCTGGGCTGCGTCGGGGAGGTCATGGTCATCGTGGCGGCCCTGTCCATCCAGGACGTGCGCGAGCGCCCGGCGGACAAGCAGGAGGCCTCCGACGCCCTGCACCGGCGCTTCGCGGACCCGACGAGCGACTTCCTGACCTACCTGAACCTGTGGCGCTACCTGCGCACGCAGAGCCGCGAGCTGTCCGGCTCGGCCTTCCGGCGCATGTGCCGCGCCGAGTTCCTGCACTACCTGCGGGTGCGCGAGTGGCAGGACGTCCACGCCCAGCTGCGTCAGCTGGCCCGACCGCTGGGTCTGGACGCGACCCCGGTCGAGCTGCCGACGGCCCGCTCGATCCGGGCGGCCACCGAGGCCCTGGAGCCGGGCAGCCATGCCGCCCAGATCGCCAACGGGGGCGTGGCGGCCGCCGTCGTGGCCCTGGGGCGCAGCGCGGACACGCCCGACGCCGACGCGATCCACCGCTCGCTGCTGGTGGGGCTGCTGTCCAATGTGGGCAACTGGGACGAGCGTCGTCGGGAGTATGCCGGCGCGCGCGGGACCCGCTTCACGATCTGGCCGGGCTCGGGCCTGCGCCGCAAGACCTACGACTGGGTGATGACCGCCGAGCTGGTGGAGACCTCCCGGCTCTTCGCCCGCACGGTGGCCAAGGTGGACTCCCGGTGGATCGAGCAGGTGGCGGACCGGGCGGGCCTGACCCGCCATGTCTTCGGCGAGCCCTACTGGTCGACCCGCCAGGGGGCGGCCATGGTTCACGAGAAGGTGCTGCTCTACGGGATGACGCTGGCGGCGGACCGGCCGGCGACATTGGCGAGCGTGGGGACGGACTCGGCCCGCCAGGTGGCCCGGGAGATGTTCATCCGCTCGGGCCTGGTCGAGGGTGGTTGGCACGCCCGCCACGGTTTCGTGGAGCGCAACCGGGAGCTCATCGAGGAGCTTCAGGACGTGGAGCGGCGTCGGCGCGAGCACGGCCTGCTGGCCGACGACGCCGCCCTGTTCGACTTCTACGACGACCGCATCCCCGAGGAGGTGACCTCCGCGGCGGCCTTCGACGCCTGGTGGAAGGAGCAGCGGCGCACCACCCCGGACCTGCTGGACTTCACGCGCGAGCTGCTGCTGCCCGGTGGGGGCGACGCGAGCGGTTTCCCGGACACGTGGGTGCAGGGGGACCTGACCCTGGGCCTGGACTACGTGTTCGAGCCGGGCCACCCCGAGGACGGGGTCAGCGTCCAGGTGCCGGTGGAGGTGCTGGGGCGCCTGACCCCGGAGGGCTTCGACTGGCTGGTGCCGGGGATGCGGGCCGAGCTGTGCGTGGCCACGATCCGGGCGCTGCCCAAGCGGGTGCGCCGTCAGCTGGTGCCCGCCCCGGACGTGGGCGCCCAGATGTGGGCGCAGATCGCCCAGGAGTTCCCGACGCCGCCGGGGGCGAGCTGCCCGGAGGCGCCCTTCGAGGAGGCTTTCAGCCGGGTGGTGCTCCGGCTCAAGGGCGTGGAGATCACGGAGGAGGACTGGGCTGAGGCGGCCGAGCGCCTGCCGGATCACCTGGCGATGGGCTTCGCGGCCCTGGATGCCCGGGGCCGGGTCATCGGCCGCGGCCGGGACCTGGTCTCGCTCCAGCAGCGACTGTCGGGAAAGACGGAGGCCGCTGTGCGCTCGGCGGTGCGCGGCGCGCTGGCTCAGGCGATGGCCGATGCCCAGGAGCGCCAGGGCACGCAGGGCGGGAGGTCCGGCCGCAAGGGCCGCAGGAAGAAGGGCGGCCGGCCGGATGCCACTCAGCGTCCCGATGGCGCCGCCAGGAGCGCAGGAGCCGCAGGAGGCTCAGGGGCCGGTACTGGAGCCGGCCTGGAGGAGCGCCAGGGCCTGACCGACTGGCCCCGTGGCGTGCCGGGCCTGGGCGACCCGGATGCCTCGACGATCCCGGCCTCGGTGGAGTCGGCGGGCCGGGCGGGCCTGGTGGTGCGCGGCTACCCGTCACTGGTGGCGGCCTCCGCCAGGAGCGCGGACCTGAGGATCCTTCCCGACGCCACCACCCAGCTGGGTGCGCACAGCAGCGGGGTGACGGCGCTGGCCCTGGCGCGCACGGCCTTGCCGACGGCCCGGGTGACGAGCCGGTGGAGCGCCCAGGAGTCGCTCATCCTGGCGGCCGGCCCCTACCGGACGACGGAGGCTCTCGTGGAGGACGTGCAGGCGGCCGCCGCACGGATCGTGGCCGGACGCTGGGCGGCGTCGGCCTCCGGCTGTCCGTTGGCGGAGGTACGCCGGCGGGAGGTCTTCGAGGCCCTGGTCGGCGTCATGCGCGACGAGCTCGAGGACGAGGTCTACCGGGTGGCCCAGCACGCGGCCGCGGCGCTCAAAGCGGCCCGGGAGGTGGACCGCGTGGTGGGTGAGCACACCTCCCTGACCCTGCTGGGCACGCTCCAGGAGGTGCGCGAGCACGCGGCCGCCCTGGTTCCGGAGGGCTTCATCACCGCCACTCCGCCGGAACACCTGGCGCATCTGGAGCGCTACCTGAGGGCGCTGGCGATACGGGTGGAGAAGGCGGCCTCATCATCGTCGGCAGCCTCCCAGGACGCGGCCCTGGCCTTCCAGGTCACCCAGGCCCAGGAGGTGGTGGACAAGGCCCGCGCCAAGGCGGCCTCCCTGCCGGCCGACCCGCAGCACGAGGCCCTCCTGGAGGAGGCCCGCTGGATGGTGGAGGAGCTGCGGGTGAGCCTGTTCGCCCAGACGCTGGGCACGAGCCGCAAGGTGAGCCTCCAGCGCATCACCAGGCTCTGCGCCCAGGTCAGCTGA
- a CDS encoding endonuclease/exonuclease/phosphatase family protein, producing MTRRQQLLRWGPVVAVVALALVSVLPPTTVFPFAQLIALRSPLAAGAAFLGLLLLTVAILRRRRRGRLPRTGLRTCRTGVRTAVVGLVLLLVAGAHGGVLVTRGLRQRPVDAGAVSVLSLNTEREGADIEAVAELADAVGADILVLPETTQRYGRRLAEALTEQKKESGAQPQGFAVFSDTSMPSDLAEQGIDQNSDPAYSTTVLVATRLGGYRQVEETAGSGFGTVRLEPESGDGPVIVGAHTYPPLPGAMTWWRSSVTDVASLCRRPSAGLIVAGDFNATRDHAPLRNLGGCISAGEQAGIGGLATWPSSTGTTLLGATIDHVLVDGTVWEGKKGRVVTIPGTDHRAVVVQLSDQSQRPTGH from the coding sequence ATGACTCGACGTCAACAGCTTCTTCGGTGGGGTCCTGTCGTGGCCGTCGTCGCCCTGGCGTTGGTGAGCGTTCTGCCTCCGACGACGGTCTTCCCCTTTGCCCAGCTCATTGCGTTGCGCTCGCCGCTGGCGGCCGGCGCGGCGTTCTTGGGCCTTCTGCTCCTCACTGTCGCGATCCTGCGGCGTCGTCGGCGTGGGCGGTTGCCTCGGACTGGCCTGAGAACCTGCCGGACGGGTGTGCGTACCGCAGTGGTCGGACTGGTTCTTCTGCTGGTGGCGGGGGCTCATGGCGGTGTTCTGGTGACCAGGGGGCTTCGACAGCGACCCGTCGACGCCGGTGCCGTGAGCGTCTTGAGCCTCAACACTGAGCGGGAGGGCGCCGACATCGAGGCGGTTGCAGAGCTGGCGGATGCGGTGGGGGCCGACATCCTCGTGCTGCCGGAGACGACTCAGCGCTACGGACGGCGCCTGGCCGAGGCCCTGACCGAGCAGAAGAAGGAGAGCGGTGCGCAGCCTCAGGGCTTCGCCGTCTTCTCCGACACCAGCATGCCCTCCGACCTGGCGGAGCAGGGGATCGACCAGAACTCCGACCCGGCGTACTCCACGACCGTCCTCGTCGCCACCCGGCTGGGCGGATACAGGCAGGTGGAGGAAACCGCCGGGTCCGGCTTCGGCACGGTCAGGCTGGAGCCGGAGAGCGGCGACGGCCCCGTCATCGTCGGTGCTCACACCTACCCACCGCTTCCGGGGGCGATGACGTGGTGGAGGAGCTCGGTGACCGACGTCGCCTCCCTGTGCCGCCGTCCGTCCGCCGGGCTGATTGTGGCCGGGGACTTCAACGCCACCCGCGATCATGCCCCGCTGCGGAACCTGGGTGGCTGCATCAGTGCGGGGGAGCAAGCGGGCATCGGCGGGCTGGCCACCTGGCCCAGCAGTACGGGCACGACTCTGCTCGGCGCCACCATCGACCACGTCCTGGTCGACGGCACGGTCTGGGAAGGAAAGAAGGGGAGGGTCGTCACCATTCCCGGTACTGACCACAGGGCAGTCGTCGTCCAGCTATCCGACCAATCGCAGCGGCCCACCGGTCACTGA
- a CDS encoding alpha/beta fold hydrolase has protein sequence MNDVRIDTPRGITLAGTLQLPAGAAPIDLEVSTTSEDATPPQARPEGVVLLAHDFLTDRHGQGGRLDWIGARYREAGLATLNLDFSGLGESDDDVITLASEAEDLRAASSWLAGLGFTRQMIHANGFGATAALLARPEQVRTAVLVGAIVGPQSILWEEIFSPEQLDELAQHGLTRLVDDNPNSREWNVLSKETLADFSMQDPERTLADLPWPVLMVHGVLSNELPDTAEATAEGFPLLPDSSQMVHVHAETLDQAQEEVARLSLEWAQRRLR, from the coding sequence ATGAACGACGTCCGTATCGATACCCCGCGCGGAATCACCCTGGCCGGCACCCTCCAGCTGCCCGCCGGAGCCGCCCCCATCGATCTGGAGGTTTCCACGACGTCGGAGGATGCCACGCCCCCGCAGGCGCGACCGGAGGGCGTGGTTCTGCTGGCGCACGACTTCCTCACCGACCGTCACGGTCAGGGCGGGCGCCTGGACTGGATCGGTGCCCGCTACCGCGAGGCGGGCCTGGCCACGCTCAACCTGGACTTCTCCGGCCTGGGCGAGTCCGACGACGACGTCATCACGTTGGCGAGCGAGGCCGAGGACCTGCGGGCGGCCTCCAGCTGGTTGGCCGGTCTGGGCTTCACCCGGCAGATGATCCACGCCAACGGGTTCGGGGCGACGGCTGCGCTCCTGGCCCGGCCCGAGCAGGTGCGCACGGCGGTGCTCGTGGGTGCCATCGTGGGGCCGCAGTCGATCCTGTGGGAGGAGATCTTCTCCCCCGAGCAGCTCGATGAGCTCGCCCAGCACGGACTGACGCGCCTGGTGGATGACAACCCCAACTCGCGCGAGTGGAACGTCCTGTCCAAGGAGACACTGGCCGACTTCTCCATGCAGGATCCGGAGCGCACCCTGGCGGACCTGCCCTGGCCGGTGCTCATGGTGCACGGGGTGCTGTCCAACGAGCTGCCCGACACCGCTGAGGCCACCGCCGAGGGCTTCCCGCTGCTGCCCGACTCCAGCCAGATGGTCCACGTCCACGCCGAGACCCTGGACCAGGCCCAGGAGGAGGTCGCCCGTCTGAGCCTGGAGTGGGCCCAGCGCCGCCTGCGCTGA
- a CDS encoding copper homeostasis protein CutC — MRLTGSAPSLRQHTTTAPAPAWRHPDHVVLETCVEDVEGVRISARAGADRAELGANLTAAGTTPSIGTVEAAIFAAAEQVEQRRAQAGAHWADKPEAAAPFGLRILIRPRGGSFVYDADEGRAMIADVRRIATLALEMAEFTRPQATGGGRATLPPAVDLGFVVGALTEDGTVDRGLVRLLADMANGAPITFHRAFDHCRDTVEAYGDLEGLGVRYVLTSGAAQTAADGASVIAGLVASGGPTVVAAGAVRPDGLVDLVESTGVREVHMRCPREGLSPDEPQRTDEALVRRAVETVRAVPLPE, encoded by the coding sequence ATGAGGCTCACCGGCTCAGCACCGTCGCTGCGCCAGCACACGACCACCGCTCCCGCCCCCGCCTGGCGTCACCCCGACCACGTCGTTCTGGAGACCTGCGTCGAGGACGTCGAGGGCGTGAGGATCTCCGCGCGGGCCGGGGCCGACCGGGCCGAGCTGGGCGCGAACCTCACCGCCGCCGGCACCACTCCCTCGATCGGTACCGTCGAGGCCGCCATCTTCGCCGCCGCCGAGCAGGTCGAGCAGCGCCGTGCCCAGGCTGGCGCCCACTGGGCGGACAAGCCCGAGGCCGCCGCCCCCTTCGGCCTGCGGATCCTCATCCGCCCCCGGGGCGGGTCCTTCGTCTACGACGCCGATGAGGGCCGGGCCATGATCGCCGACGTGCGGCGCATCGCCACCCTGGCCCTGGAGATGGCCGAGTTCACCCGCCCCCAGGCCACGGGCGGGGGCCGCGCCACGCTGCCGCCGGCCGTCGACCTGGGCTTCGTCGTCGGCGCCCTGACCGAGGACGGCACCGTCGACCGCGGTCTCGTGCGCCTGCTGGCGGACATGGCCAACGGCGCCCCGATCACCTTCCACCGGGCCTTCGACCACTGCCGCGACACCGTCGAGGCCTACGGGGACCTGGAGGGACTCGGCGTGCGCTACGTCCTGACCAGCGGGGCGGCCCAGACCGCGGCCGACGGCGCCTCGGTGATCGCCGGGCTGGTTGCCAGTGGCGGGCCGACCGTGGTCGCGGCCGGGGCCGTGCGCCCCGACGGCCTGGTCGACCTGGTGGAGTCCACGGGTGTGCGCGAGGTCCACATGCGCTGCCCCCGCGAGGGACTGAGCCCCGACGAGCCCCAGCGCACCGATGAGGCCCTGGTGCGCCGCGCCGTTGAGACGGTTCGAGCGGTGCCGCTTCCCGAGTAG
- a CDS encoding cation diffusion facilitator family transporter — protein sequence MSSRYSPPKDLSRYAWLSIGAALVTIALKGGAAWLTGSVGLLSDAAESVVNLVAAVIALIVLRIAARPADADHQFGHSKAEYFSAVVEGVMIFVAAAFIIISAVGRLIDPQMPEQLGAGLAVSVIASLLNGAVAWVLYRAGRRERSMTLVADAKHLATDVVTSAAVLVGVALVAVFDSAVLDAVVALGAGLNIMWTGFTLIRDSVGGLMDIAPSSEVLQSVEEVLARHRRVGMIDFHAVRVREAGNRRFMELHVLVPAVWSVKKGHDFTEQVIDELIEADTSLRISAHLEPIEDPKSYEDLEDI from the coding sequence GTGTCCTCCCGCTACTCGCCCCCCAAGGACCTGAGCCGCTACGCGTGGCTGTCCATCGGTGCCGCTCTCGTCACGATCGCGCTCAAGGGAGGCGCGGCCTGGCTGACCGGCTCAGTGGGTCTGCTCTCCGACGCCGCCGAGTCCGTGGTCAACCTCGTCGCCGCCGTCATCGCCCTCATCGTGCTGAGGATCGCGGCCAGACCCGCCGACGCCGACCACCAGTTCGGGCACTCCAAGGCCGAGTACTTCTCGGCCGTCGTCGAGGGCGTCATGATCTTCGTGGCCGCCGCCTTCATCATCATCTCCGCCGTCGGGCGCCTCATCGACCCGCAGATGCCCGAGCAGCTGGGAGCGGGCCTGGCGGTCTCGGTCATCGCCTCGCTCCTCAACGGCGCGGTGGCGTGGGTGCTTTACCGGGCCGGACGCCGCGAGCGCTCCATGACCCTGGTGGCCGATGCCAAGCACCTGGCCACCGACGTCGTCACCTCCGCCGCGGTCCTGGTCGGGGTGGCGCTGGTGGCCGTCTTCGACTCGGCCGTGCTCGACGCCGTCGTCGCCCTGGGGGCCGGGCTCAACATCATGTGGACCGGATTCACGCTCATCCGCGACTCGGTGGGCGGCCTCATGGACATCGCCCCGTCCTCCGAGGTGCTCCAGAGCGTGGAGGAGGTTCTGGCGCGCCACCGCCGAGTGGGCATGATCGACTTCCACGCGGTGCGGGTGCGCGAGGCCGGCAACCGGCGGTTCATGGAGCTGCACGTGCTGGTTCCCGCGGTCTGGAGCGTCAAGAAGGGGCACGACTTCACCGAGCAGGTCATCGACGAGCTCATCGAGGCCGACACCAGCCTGCGCATCTCGGCGCACCTGGAACCCATCGAGGACCCCAAGTCCTACGAGGACCTGGAGGACATCTAG
- a CDS encoding trimeric intracellular cation channel family protein gives MPASLTDTFRLLDLCGVLLNGILGGLIARRKNFDLVGFVVLAMLTATAGGILRDVMIQAGPPFALTDPYYLYTACLGATVAWFVPLTSRPTRRLLVVADAVILGCWAATGASKALTYGLGVMPALLLGCLTAIGGSMIRDVAVGETPAVFGGNKLYAIPALIAAGTQVVAVKAGVADAHAMLVSTVVGAGLCVLAYWRSWQLPVIADRERRRAGRRETTGALVGWRRSLMMGPLKAPSWRGRGGATTEESASLERPEQG, from the coding sequence ATGCCGGCGTCCCTCACCGACACCTTCCGGCTGCTGGACCTGTGCGGGGTCCTGCTCAACGGGATCCTGGGCGGGCTCATCGCCCGGCGCAAGAACTTCGATCTCGTGGGCTTCGTCGTCCTGGCCATGCTCACGGCCACCGCCGGCGGCATCCTGCGTGACGTCATGATCCAGGCCGGTCCACCCTTCGCCCTGACCGACCCCTACTACCTCTACACGGCCTGCCTGGGGGCGACGGTCGCCTGGTTCGTGCCGCTGACCTCGCGTCCCACCCGGCGCCTGCTCGTGGTGGCCGACGCCGTCATCCTGGGCTGCTGGGCCGCCACCGGGGCCTCGAAGGCCCTCACCTACGGGCTTGGAGTCATGCCGGCGCTCCTGCTGGGCTGCCTCACGGCGATCGGTGGCTCCATGATCCGCGACGTCGCAGTGGGGGAGACCCCGGCCGTCTTCGGCGGCAACAAGCTCTACGCGATCCCGGCGCTCATCGCCGCCGGCACCCAGGTCGTGGCCGTCAAGGCGGGGGTGGCCGACGCGCACGCCATGCTCGTGTCCACCGTGGTCGGTGCGGGACTGTGCGTACTCGCCTACTGGCGCTCCTGGCAGCTGCCGGTCATCGCCGACAGGGAGCGGCGTCGGGCCGGGCGGCGTGAGACGACCGGCGCGCTGGTCGGCTGGCGCCGATCGCTCATGATGGGGCCGCTCAAGGCCCCCTCCTGGCGCGGCCGTGGCGGGGCGACGACAGAGGAGAGCGCCTCCCTGGAGCGGCCCGAGCAGGGCTAG
- a CDS encoding App1 family protein, with translation MSLSDIARAVEDQFHRDSVPVLKRQGWRPRVIPYDGYGTSAPAQPDPTAQQHQVKAGQHSRSSRSGAHRRPTSASRGASPSSSSRPAPMARVLARMVMRPQDAPAEGPLFRSLPDALPITAAQARSFAMTGLLDAQRGWRLFIEVPVAFLPVTVRVGRASVRTRADRSGYIDVVVRDHGLEPGWHEARIEAMGAQAVAAKVLIIPEGPRLGIISDIDDTAMVTHVPRVLVAAWNQLVKYSSAREPVPGMAELYSRIQAAHPGTPMMYLSTGAWNVVPTLRSFFARHGFPSGPALMTDWGPTNTGWFRSGIEHKRTELRRLMIDLPQITWILFGDDGQHDPHIYGEAARHHADRIAAVAIRRLTATQQMLAGGLTAHPMGIGPEARALAEADVPVVVGADGYELARLLPRELLEASPRR, from the coding sequence GTGTCCCTCTCCGATATCGCCCGCGCCGTCGAGGACCAGTTCCATCGCGACTCCGTCCCCGTCCTCAAGCGCCAGGGCTGGCGTCCCCGCGTCATTCCCTACGACGGCTACGGCACCAGCGCGCCGGCTCAGCCGGACCCGACGGCGCAGCAGCACCAGGTCAAGGCAGGGCAGCACAGCAGGAGCAGCAGGAGCGGAGCCCACCGGCGTCCCACCTCAGCGTCCCGTGGGGCCTCCCCCAGCTCCTCCTCCCGGCCCGCCCCCATGGCCCGGGTCCTGGCCCGCATGGTGATGCGCCCCCAGGACGCCCCGGCCGAGGGGCCACTGTTCCGCTCCCTGCCCGATGCTCTTCCCATCACCGCTGCCCAGGCCCGCAGCTTCGCCATGACGGGGCTGCTCGACGCCCAGCGCGGCTGGCGCCTGTTCATCGAGGTGCCGGTGGCCTTTCTGCCCGTGACGGTCCGCGTGGGCCGCGCCAGTGTGCGCACCCGGGCCGACCGCAGCGGCTACATCGACGTCGTCGTGCGCGATCACGGCCTGGAGCCCGGCTGGCACGAGGCCAGGATCGAGGCGATGGGGGCGCAGGCGGTTGCCGCCAAGGTCCTCATCATCCCCGAGGGACCTCGGCTGGGCATCATCTCGGACATTGACGACACCGCCATGGTCACGCACGTCCCCCGCGTGCTCGTGGCCGCCTGGAACCAGCTCGTCAAGTACTCCTCGGCGCGCGAGCCCGTCCCCGGGATGGCCGAGCTCTACTCGCGCATCCAGGCGGCCCACCCGGGCACCCCGATGATGTACCTGTCCACCGGCGCCTGGAACGTGGTCCCCACCCTGCGCTCCTTCTTCGCCCGCCACGGCTTCCCCTCGGGCCCCGCGCTCATGACCGACTGGGGGCCGACCAACACCGGCTGGTTCCGCTCGGGCATCGAGCACAAGCGCACAGAGCTGCGCCGGCTCATGATCGACCTGCCCCAGATCACCTGGATCCTCTTCGGCGACGACGGCCAGCACGACCCGCACATCTACGGCGAGGCCGCCCGTCACCACGCCGACCGGATCGCCGCCGTCGCCATCCGCCGCCTGACCGCCACCCAGCAGATGCTCGCCGGGGGGCTGACCGCGCACCCGATGGGCATCGGGCCCGAGGCACGAGCCCTGGCCGAGGCCGACGTGCCCGTCGTCGTGGGCGCTGACGGCTACGAGCTGGCCCGGCTCCTGCCCCGCGAGCTGCTGGAGGCATCGCCGCGCCGTTGA